GGAACCCATCGGATCGACGTGCCAGGGACGGTATCGAATTCGGGGCTGTAGCGAGCCCCAATGCGCGCGTCCAGCGGACGGGCGTGGCGGCCGCGGGGCCGCCGGGCGGAGGCGCTTGCGGGCGCACCGCGCGGCGGCGTCGCGAACGCCGAACTTTATTCTGTGCTTATGGGTGCAGGCCGGCCGGGTCCGTCTGCCCAGCGTGGGCTGCGCCGCGAGTTCGCGGCTTGGGTCTGCCCTCACCCCAACCCCTCTCCCGCAAGCGGGAGAGGGGCTAAAGCAGCAAGCGGCGTCGGATGCATCCCCTCTCCCGCTTGCGGGAGAGGGTTGGGGTGAGGGGATGAGCGCAGCGAATGCTCTTGATCTTTGCCCGGCCCCCGAACTCGCAGCACCAATAGAAGACCCAAAGGGCGGCGCACAGGACGTGCGCCGTTTTCCGCTCGGGCAGGAGGCCCGATCGGAAAATCCCCGCGCCAACTCCGATCTCGCAAGGGAGCTCTGGGGCAGCGTTTTTCTTTGGTTACTTTCTTTTGACGCTTATCAAAAGAAAGTTACCCGGCCGCTTGCGGACGGAAGCTGTTGCTGTTGCTCCTCAAGCAAGAGCCAAAGCAAATCCCCCTCAATCCCCCTTTTCCAAAGGGGGAAGACAAGCAGGGCGGAAGCAGGGGAAACGAAGGTTGCGGCGTAGGTGTGGATTCGCGGTCGCAGCTTGCGCAGCTCCTACGGGGGCGATCGCGGCGTTCGTCATAGTGGTGGATTTGTGGTCGCGGCTCACGCCGCTCCTACCCCAAGGCGCTAGGGCAGGTCCCACGTCGTCGTTGCGGGTTCGCGGTCGCAGCTTGCGCAGCTCCTACAGGGGTGGGCGCGGCGTTCGTCGTAGCTGTGGGACGCGGTCGCGGCTTACGCCGCTCCTACCCCAAGGCGCTAGAGCAGGTCCCACGTCGTAGTTGCGGGGTCGCGGTCGCACATGGCGCCGTTCCTACGGGGGGCGGCGCAGGTCGGTTAGGGCAGGCGCAGGCTGCGCGCGGCGGCGTCGGCCAGGCCGCGGTCGTGCAGCCATTGCCAGGCGCTGTCGGCGTCGGATTCGACGTAGGCGCGGGCCGAGCCCAGGCGGAAGGTGTAGCCCCAGGCGTCCATGTCCGCGTACACGCGTTCGCGGCCCACGCCGGGCAGGGCATCGCCGAGCAGGCATTGCAGCACGCACACCGCGTCCTCTTCCTCGACCGAATCGGTGGCGTCGGTGTGCACCGCCGCGCGGCGCTCGTCGGGCAATACGATCAGGTGCGCGGCCTCGTGCAGCAGCGAATGCAGCGGCGTGTCGCCGCGCGCATACACCGTGCTGCCGATCAGTCCGGCCTCGCTGTCGCCCCAGTAACTGCCGGGAATCGGCTCGCCGTCGGCCACGCGCGCCAGCGCCAGCCCGTAGCGGGCGAGCAGCGCCGCGACCGCGGCATGATCGATGTCGGCCAGGGTGAGCATGGGAGGAGCTGGAGATGGAAGATAGGAAATAGGAGTTAGCGAGAGCGGCTTTCGCTAGCTCCTAACTCCTGACCGCTAACTCCTGAGCCCCACGCCTCAAGCCGGACTGGGGCGGTCCGGCAGGGCCACGGAAATATCGAGCACGTCGTGCTCGCCTTCCTTGACCACGTCCACCTTGACCGCTTCCACGTCGACGTTGACGTACTTGCGGATCACCTCGAGCAGCTCGCGCTGCAGCATCGGCAGGTACTCCGGGCCGCCGCGGCCGGCGCGCTCGTGGGCGACGATGATGCGCAGACGGTCCTTGGCCACCGCCGCGGTCTGCTTCTTGGCCAGCAGGAAGTCGAACAGTCCCATGCTCAGCCTCCGAAGATCTTGCTGAAGAAGCCCTTCTTTTCCACCTGCGTGAAGCGCATCGGGCGGGTGTCGCCGAGCAGCCGCGCGACCGCGTCGTCGTAGGCCTGGGCGGCGTCGGACTCGGTTTCCAGGATCACCGGCTCGCCCTTGTTGGAGGCGTTGAGCACATCGCTGGATTCGGGGATCACGCCCACGGTCTTCAGGCCCAGGATTTCCTCGACGTCGCCGATGCTGAGCATCTCGCCGGTTTCCACGCGCTTGGGGCTGTAGCGGGTCAGCAGCAGATGTTCCTTGACGCGCTCGCCGTTCTCGGCGCGGCGGGTCTTGGACGCCAGCAGGCCCAGGATGCGGTCGGAGTCGCGCACCGAGGACACTTCCGGGTTCACCACCACGATCGCCTGGTCGGCGAAGTACATGGCCAGGAACGCGCCCTTCTCGATGCCGGCCGGGGAATCGCACACGATGTAGTCGAAGCCGTCGGCGGCCAGGTCTTCGAGCACCTTCTGCACGCCTTCCTTGGTCAGCGCGTCCTTGTCGCGGGTCTGCGAGGCAGCCAGCACGTACAGGTTTTCGAAGCGCTTGTCCTTGATCAGCGACTGCTTGAGCGTGGCTTCGCCGTTGACGACGTTGACGAAGTCGTACACCACACGGCGTTCGCAACCCATGATCAGGTCCAGGTTGCGCAAGCCGACGTCGAAGTCGATGACGGCGACCTTGTGGCCGCGGCGTGCGAGCCCGCAGGCGACGCTGGCGCTGGTGGTGGTCTTGCCGACGCCGCCCTTGCCCGAGGTGACTACGATGATTTCGGCCAAGTTGTGTTCCTCCTAAAGAGCGGCCCTCACTCCAGGGCCGCGATCATGATCTGTTCGTCTTCGAGCCAGACCTGCACGGCCTTGCCGCGCAGGGTCTTGGGGATGTCTTCCAGCACTTTGTAGTGGCCGGCGATGGCCACGAGTTCGGCATGGAACTCGCGGCAGAAAATGCGCGCCTGGGCATTGCCCTGGGCACCGGCCAGCGCGCGTCCGCGCAGCGGGCCGTAGATGTGCACCGAGCCGTCGGCGATCACCTCGGCGCCGGCGCCGACCGCGGTCAGCACGGTCAGGTCGCGGTTGTCGGCGTAGATCTGCTGGCCCGAGCGCACCGGCGCGGACTGGATCAGGCCGGGCGAGGCGGTTTTGGCGGGCGCGGCGGCCGCGGCCGGTGCGGGCGCTTCCCGGCGCGGCGCGGCGGCGGGCGCCGGCGGCGCTTCGTCGTCGCGTTCGTACTGGGCGCGGAACTTGGCCAGCAGGGGCAGGCCCAGGGCCTCGGCCAGGCGTTCGGTCTCGCTGCTGCCGTAGGCCAGCGCCACCGGCAGCACGCCGGCTTCGCGCAGGCCGTCGATCAGGGCCTGGGCGACGTTGGCGTCGGGCGTGCGGCTGAGGCCGCCGAAGTCGATGACCACCGCGGCGCGCGCGAACAGCTTGGGCGCGCGCTGCACGCGGCCGCGCATTTCCTCGACCAG
The sequence above is a segment of the Lysobacter silvisoli genome. Coding sequences within it:
- the minE gene encoding cell division topological specificity factor MinE, giving the protein MGLFDFLLAKKQTAAVAKDRLRIIVAHERAGRGGPEYLPMLQRELLEVIRKYVNVDVEAVKVDVVKEGEHDVLDISVALPDRPSPA
- the minD gene encoding septum site-determining protein MinD, encoding MAEIIVVTSGKGGVGKTTTSASVACGLARRGHKVAVIDFDVGLRNLDLIMGCERRVVYDFVNVVNGEATLKQSLIKDKRFENLYVLAASQTRDKDALTKEGVQKVLEDLAADGFDYIVCDSPAGIEKGAFLAMYFADQAIVVVNPEVSSVRDSDRILGLLASKTRRAENGERVKEHLLLTRYSPKRVETGEMLSIGDVEEILGLKTVGVIPESSDVLNASNKGEPVILETESDAAQAYDDAVARLLGDTRPMRFTQVEKKGFFSKIFGG
- the minC gene encoding septum site-determining protein MinC, coding for MSVAVDYEQAGELKIGQVGIANLRVRSLDVPRLVEEMRGRVQRAPKLFARAAVVIDFGGLSRTPDANVAQALIDGLREAGVLPVALAYGSSETERLAEALGLPLLAKFRAQYERDDEAPPAPAAAPRREAPAPAAAAAPAKTASPGLIQSAPVRSGQQIYADNRDLTVLTAVGAGAEVIADGSVHIYGPLRGRALAGAQGNAQARIFCREFHAELVAIAGHYKVLEDIPKTLRGKAVQVWLEDEQIMIAALE